One window of the Pseudofrankia sp. DC12 genome contains the following:
- a CDS encoding LLM class flavin-dependent oxidoreductase, translated as MTARRGVGLTPMETRRDVIVEAAVLAERLGYETFAVPEGWGLDSTPIVTEIALRTTRIQLASGVLSVWGRTPGTLAMTAATLHQVCAGRYVLGLGTSTQALVEGFHDTPFEHPAARLRDVVTQVRGLLAGEPARPRRVPGAHPLRLGQAPTPEVPIYLGALGPLTTRVAAELADGWIPALMARDHLATAAARLNQLRETLAPDRAPLTVAAGPITVADENPDTARDIATACAAWYLTAMGGVYAQSVSGQGYATEVSAIVAANPRPSPRRGTVPPAARPVLDQLAAYGTGDQVSEQLSAWDEAADIVTILLPPGLPWPLIEATLVAAAPPARPDPVLTHTGPAGSAALER; from the coding sequence ATGACGGCGCGGCGTGGCGTCGGGCTGACGCCCATGGAGACCCGGCGGGACGTCATCGTCGAGGCCGCGGTGCTGGCCGAACGGCTGGGCTACGAGACCTTCGCGGTACCCGAGGGCTGGGGGCTGGACTCCACCCCCATCGTCACCGAGATCGCGCTGCGCACCACCCGCATCCAGCTCGCGTCGGGGGTCCTGTCGGTCTGGGGGCGTACCCCGGGAACGCTGGCGATGACCGCCGCGACGCTGCACCAGGTCTGCGCGGGGCGGTACGTGCTGGGCCTCGGGACCAGCACCCAGGCGCTGGTCGAGGGCTTTCACGACACCCCGTTCGAGCATCCGGCCGCCAGGCTGCGCGACGTCGTCACCCAGGTCCGCGGGCTGCTCGCCGGCGAGCCGGCGCGGCCGCGCCGCGTCCCGGGCGCGCACCCGCTGCGGCTCGGCCAGGCGCCCACTCCCGAGGTGCCCATCTACCTCGGGGCGCTCGGCCCGCTGACGACCCGGGTAGCGGCCGAGCTCGCCGACGGCTGGATTCCCGCGCTGATGGCCCGGGACCACCTCGCCACCGCGGCGGCGCGGCTCAACCAGCTACGCGAGACCCTCGCTCCCGATCGGGCACCCCTCACCGTCGCGGCCGGGCCCATCACAGTCGCCGACGAGAACCCCGACACCGCGCGGGACATCGCCACCGCCTGCGCCGCCTGGTACCTCACCGCGATGGGTGGCGTCTACGCCCAGTCGGTGTCCGGACAGGGCTACGCCACCGAGGTCAGCGCCATCGTCGCCGCCAACCCGCGGCCGAGCCCGCGGCGCGGGACCGTCCCACCCGCCGCCCGGCCCGTGCTCGACCAGCTCGCCGCCTACGGAACCGGCGACCAGGTCAGCGAGCAGCTCAGCGCGTGGGACGAGGCAGCCGACATCGTCACGATCCTGCTGCCGCCCGGCCTGCCGTGGCCCCTGATCGAGGCAACCCTCGTCGCCGCGGCGCCGCCAGCCCGCCCGGACCCGGTCCTGACGCACACAGGTCCGGCCGGGTCAGCCGCGTTGGAGCGGTGA
- a CDS encoding alpha/beta fold hydrolase yields MRALIRYCATPAGRVAYSTTGSGPALLCDSGWITHLRGQLDLFSFGAFVEGLARHFTVTRFDKPGCGLSDRDGADLSFDGQVAAALAVADAVGADRFRLFGASQGGQLAVAIAARYPERAEALAVYGMCADGRELAPADVRRSVVALVRAHWGMGLQALASAFVTEPTADDLAAFTRFQRESSSAAVAAELLEVYYDTDIRDLLATVRAPTAVLHREDDRGTRFDLGRAVAAGIPGAVLIPLPGSSHLYYHGDWEAVLAAVAGFLGQPSRRGQRLTDREFEVAELVTEGLTNHAIASRLAVAPRTVETHVENIRRKLRVSSRAQIAAWTTEERLRQPS; encoded by the coding sequence GTGCGGGCGCTGATCAGGTACTGCGCGACGCCGGCCGGCCGTGTCGCCTATTCGACAACGGGTTCGGGACCGGCGCTGCTGTGCGACTCGGGCTGGATCACCCATCTGCGCGGGCAGCTGGACCTGTTCTCCTTCGGTGCGTTCGTCGAAGGCCTGGCCCGGCATTTCACCGTGACCCGGTTCGACAAGCCCGGCTGCGGGCTGTCGGACCGGGACGGCGCGGACCTGTCGTTCGACGGGCAGGTGGCCGCGGCGCTGGCGGTCGCCGACGCGGTGGGCGCGGACCGGTTCCGGCTGTTCGGGGCCTCGCAGGGAGGTCAGCTCGCCGTCGCGATCGCGGCGCGGTACCCGGAACGGGCCGAGGCGCTCGCGGTCTACGGGATGTGCGCCGACGGCCGGGAGCTGGCGCCCGCCGACGTCCGAAGGTCGGTCGTGGCGCTGGTGCGGGCGCACTGGGGCATGGGCCTGCAGGCGCTGGCCAGCGCGTTCGTCACCGAACCCACGGCCGACGACCTAGCGGCGTTCACCCGCTTCCAGCGGGAGAGCTCCTCGGCCGCGGTGGCCGCCGAGCTGCTGGAGGTCTACTACGACACGGACATCCGGGACCTGCTCGCGACGGTCCGGGCACCGACCGCCGTCCTGCACCGCGAGGACGACAGGGGCACCAGATTCGACCTGGGACGCGCGGTCGCCGCGGGTATCCCCGGAGCGGTCCTGATCCCGCTGCCAGGCTCCAGCCATCTCTACTACCACGGCGACTGGGAGGCGGTCCTGGCCGCGGTGGCCGGTTTCCTGGGCCAGCCGTCGCGCCGGGGACAACGGCTGACCGACCGCGAGTTCGAGGTGGCCGAGCTGGTCACCGAGGGCCTCACCAACCATGCCATCGCGAGCCGGCTGGCCGTCGCGCCGCGGACGGTCGAGACGCACGTGGAGAACATCCGGCGCAAGCTGCGGGTGAGCTCCCGAGCCCAGATCGCGGCCTGGACCACCGAAGAGCGGCTGCGCCAGCCCTCCTGA
- a CDS encoding SAM-dependent methyltransferase yields the protein MPEPAKAQAPFLDTTVPHSARVWNYWLGGKDNYPADRAVGEQVREVYPEIIDVARESRGFLARAVRFLAEDAGIRQFLDIGTGLPTAGNTHEVAQEIAPEARVVYVDRDPLVLVHARALLTSTPQGVTAYVDADVRDPRAILAAAGDVLDFTQPVGLMMLGVLGNVADVDEAGQIVSRLVDAIPPGSYVVINDGTIADAEAARGAMEAARRRKDAGDPYYPRTPEQIARYVDGLELVEPGVVSTPLWRPEPGVSPRPIGSHGVVARKK from the coding sequence GTGCCTGAGCCTGCCAAGGCCCAGGCGCCCTTCCTCGACACGACCGTGCCGCACTCCGCGCGGGTGTGGAACTACTGGCTGGGCGGCAAGGACAACTACCCCGCCGACCGGGCCGTGGGCGAGCAGGTCCGTGAGGTCTACCCGGAGATCATCGACGTCGCACGCGAGTCCCGGGGCTTCCTCGCCCGCGCGGTGCGCTTCCTCGCCGAAGACGCGGGCATCCGCCAGTTCCTGGATATCGGCACCGGTCTGCCCACAGCGGGCAACACCCACGAGGTGGCCCAGGAAATCGCTCCCGAAGCCCGCGTCGTCTACGTCGACCGGGACCCGTTGGTCCTCGTCCACGCCCGTGCCCTGCTGACCAGTACGCCCCAGGGCGTGACCGCCTATGTCGACGCCGACGTCCGCGACCCCAGGGCGATCCTCGCCGCCGCCGGCGATGTCCTGGACTTCACCCAGCCGGTCGGGCTGATGATGCTCGGCGTCCTGGGGAACGTCGCCGACGTCGACGAGGCGGGCCAGATCGTCAGCAGGCTGGTCGACGCGATCCCGCCGGGCAGCTACGTGGTCATCAACGACGGCACCATCGCCGACGCCGAGGCCGCCCGAGGAGCGATGGAGGCGGCCCGGCGGCGCAAGGATGCCGGTGACCCGTACTACCCGCGCACGCCCGAGCAGATCGCCAGGTACGTCGACGGGCTGGAGCTCGTCGAGCCCGGGGTGGTCTCCACCCCGCTGTGGCGGCCCGAGCCTGGCGTGAGCCCGCGGCCCATCGGCAGCCACGGAGTGGTCGCCCGCAAGAAGTAG